One stretch of Diorhabda carinulata isolate Delta chromosome 5, icDioCari1.1, whole genome shotgun sequence DNA includes these proteins:
- the LOC130894540 gene encoding uncharacterized protein LOC130894540, which produces MVAYWYLNKKTGDYHEDMKADLFEEYFIQMLDLIPAELPVIVLDNAGYHSRQVESLPTTSWRKQDIINWLIQKNITFYNDLVKNELLSIVKINKNPQESTHKKYNIDEVARIRQITIIRFPPHQCELNLIELIWAQVKGEVAWKNTTFKLLDVGILLNKALRNVTSLKTDKNAFSMLSKRKKKCRN; this is translated from the coding sequence ATGGTGGCCTACtggtatttgaataaaaaaaccgGTGACTATCACGAGGATATGAAAGCAGATCTGTTCGAGGAATACTTTATACAAATGTTAGATCTTATTCCAGCCGAATTGCCGGTAATTGTTCTTGACAACGCCGGTTACCACTCGAGACAAGTTGAAAGTCTACCTACGACGTCATGGAGAAAACAAGACATTATTAACtggttaatacaaaaaaatatcacattcTACAATGACTTGGTGAAGAACGAActtttgtcaattgtcaaaataaataaaaatccacAAGAATCCacacacaaaaaatataatattgatgaaGTTGCAAGAATTCGCCAAATTACAATTATTCGTTTTCCTCCCCATCAATGTGAACTCAATCTGATCGAATTGATATGGGCCCAAGTTAAAGGCGAAGTAGCTTGGAAAAACACAACATTTAAATTACTAGACGTTGGAATATTACTAAACAAAGCTTTAAGAAACGTTACTTCACTAAAAACTGACAAAAATGCATTCAGCATGTTATCAAAACggaaaaaaaaatgtaggaaTTAG